A window of the Lolium perenne isolate Kyuss_39 chromosome 7, Kyuss_2.0, whole genome shotgun sequence genome harbors these coding sequences:
- the LOC127323949 gene encoding dof zinc finger protein MNB1A-like yields MQEQLLHAAEPGRRPAQQFVGVDLRRPKGYAAPASTPPTDPPAAKAAAAEGEPCPRCESRDTKFCYYNNYNTSQPRHFCKGCRRYWTKGGTLRSVPVGGGTRKRPASSASPSSVKKPTKKRRATPPEPVATSVHDATAQDAAAKMTDTTTTTTPPTEASASEITTELVVPAAAATAAEEDSFTDLLHHGDADAAAALDLGFSDYLSGGGKALGDAYSFEWPPAFDLGGACWGGGAGFGADTDPAVFMNLP; encoded by the coding sequence ATGCAGGAGCAGCTCCTCCACGCGGCCGAGCCCGGCCGCCGGCCGGCGCAGCAGTTCGTCGGCGTCGACCTCCGCCGGCCCAAGGGCTACGCCGCTCCGGCCTCGACCCCGCCGACGGATCCTCCTGCCGCGAAGGCGGCGGCCGCGGAGGGGGAGCCGTGCCCAAGGTGCGAGTCCAGGGACACCAAGTTCTGCtactacaacaactacaacaccTCCCAGCCGCGCCACTTCTGCAAGGGCTGCCGACGCTACTGGACCAAGGGTGGCACCCTCCGCAGCGTCCCCGTCGGCGGAGGCACCCGCAAGCGCCCCGCCTCCTCAGCATCCCCCTCCTCCGTCAAGAAGCCCaccaagaagcgccgcgccacgcCACCCGAGCCGGTCGCCACCTCCGTCCACGACGCCACGGCCCAAGACGCTGCCGCCAAGATGACCGACACGACGACCACCACCACCCCACCGACCGAGGCTTCCGCGAGCGAGATCACAACGGAGCTCGTGGTCCccgcagcggcggcgacggcggcggaggaggactcCTTCACCGACCTCCTCCATCACGGGGAcgcggacgccgccgccgcgctcgACCTCGGCTTCTCCGACTACCTCTCCGGCGGCGGCAAGGCCCTTGGCGACGCCTACTCCTTCGAGTGGCCTCCGGCGTTCGACCTGGGCGGCGCGTGCTGGGGCGGCGGCGCCGGGTTCGGCGCCGACACTGACCCGGCCGTCTTCATGAACCTCCCCTGA